The following proteins are co-located in the Mesorhizobium sp. M1E.F.Ca.ET.045.02.1.1 genome:
- a CDS encoding metalloregulator ArsR/SmtB family transcription factor has translation MTSDSLSLTLAALADPTRRAILARLALGEASVTELAEPFAMSFPAVSKHLKVLERAGLVARGRDAQFRPRRLQPEPLREIDEWLESYRALWDARFDRLETYLQALQAGDPGGNQN, from the coding sequence ATGACGTCGGATAGCCTCAGCCTGACTCTCGCGGCGCTTGCCGACCCGACTCGCCGCGCCATCCTGGCGCGGCTGGCGCTCGGCGAGGCCTCCGTCACGGAGCTGGCGGAGCCGTTTGCCATGAGCTTTCCGGCGGTGTCGAAGCACCTCAAGGTGCTCGAGCGCGCCGGCCTTGTGGCGCGCGGCCGCGACGCGCAGTTTCGGCCGCGCCGCCTGCAGCCGGAACCATTGCGTGAGATCGACGAATGGCTGGAGTCCTACCGCGCGCTATGGGACGCCCGCTTCGACCGGCTGGAAACCTATCTACAGGCCTTGCAGGCTGGTGATCCCGGCGGAAATCAAAATTGA
- the rpsP gene encoding 30S ribosomal protein S16, with amino-acid sequence MALKIRLARAGSKKRPYYHVVVADARSPRDGRFIEALGSWNPLLPKDGERVKVDADRVKHWLSHGAQPTDRVLRFLDEAGIAKREARSNPSKALPGKKAQERAALLKKAQEDAAAAVAAASAAPAEAEAATTE; translated from the coding sequence ATGGCACTGAAAATCAGACTGGCCCGCGCGGGCTCGAAGAAGCGTCCTTACTACCACGTCGTCGTCGCCGACGCCCGTTCGCCCCGCGACGGCCGTTTCATCGAGGCGCTCGGCTCGTGGAACCCGCTGCTGCCGAAGGACGGCGAACGCGTCAAGGTCGATGCCGACCGCGTCAAGCACTGGCTCTCGCACGGCGCCCAGCCGACCGACCGCGTGCTGCGCTTCCTCGATGAGGCCGGCATCGCCAAGCGTGAGGCCCGCTCGAACCCGAGCAAGGCCCTGCCCGGCAAGAAGGCGCAGGAGCGCGCCGCCCTGTTGAAGAAGGCCCAGGAAGACGCCGCCGCTGCCGTTGCCGCGGCATCCGCCGCGCCGGCCGAGGCGGAAGCCGCGACCACCGAGTAA
- a CDS encoding DUF805 domain-containing protein, with protein MRGEVLHYDQEQGFGFIAGADGKRYSFAREDLRREMALARGAEVEFQPNGDRASNVFSVRARATGPMESAAPIAAATVPLPGSAPIAPTHFGRNAESGAVESTGLWSYFWRGLTTNYVNFSGRARRKEFWGFCLFWTIGLVVAIGVGLTVDLSRGEGGADEPIVMLCLIGLFFLLTFLPWISLIVRRLHDLGLTGWLVILCLLPYVGGLATLVFALIPTQAGDNKWGPVPAGVRF; from the coding sequence ATGCGCGGCGAAGTTCTTCACTACGACCAGGAGCAAGGCTTTGGTTTCATCGCCGGCGCCGACGGCAAGCGCTATAGCTTCGCGCGCGAGGACCTGCGCCGCGAGATGGCGCTGGCGAGAGGCGCCGAAGTCGAATTCCAGCCGAACGGCGACCGGGCGAGCAACGTTTTTTCCGTCCGCGCCCGTGCGACCGGTCCGATGGAGAGCGCAGCTCCCATCGCGGCGGCCACCGTTCCCTTGCCGGGCAGCGCGCCCATAGCGCCTACCCATTTTGGCCGCAACGCCGAGAGCGGGGCGGTGGAATCCACCGGCCTGTGGAGCTATTTCTGGCGCGGCCTGACCACGAACTACGTCAACTTCTCCGGCCGTGCCCGTCGCAAGGAGTTCTGGGGCTTTTGCCTGTTCTGGACGATCGGCCTCGTCGTCGCCATCGGCGTCGGGCTGACCGTGGACCTGTCGCGCGGCGAGGGCGGCGCCGACGAGCCGATCGTCATGCTCTGCCTTATCGGCCTCTTCTTCCTGTTGACGTTCCTGCCGTGGATCTCGCTCATCGTGCGCCGCCTGCACGATCTCGGCCTGACCGGCTGGCTCGTGATCCTCTGCCTCCTGCCCTATGTCGGTGGACTCGCCACCTTGGTCTTCGCGCTGATCCCCACCCAGGCCGGCGACAACAAATGGGGACCGGTGCCGGCCGGAGTGAGGTTCTAG
- a CDS encoding DEAD/DEAH box helicase: MSSFETIVPALAEALQNRGYVELTAVQKAVLAPELGVADALVSAQTGSGKTVAFGLALAPSLLGGAERFADAGAPLGLVVAPTRELALQVRRELEWLYALTGATVASCVGGMDMRSERRALERGAHIVVGTPGRLRDHISRGALDMSALRAVVLDEADEMLDLGFREDLEFILDAAPAERRTLMFSATVPRSIAALAKNYQRNAVRISAGGEAKQHLDIEYRALSVAPADRENAIINVLRYYEAQNAMVFCNTRAAVNHLTARFNNRNFSVVALSGELSQNERSHALQAMRDGRAKVCIATDVAARGIDLPNLDLVIHADLPTNPETLLHRSGRTGRAGRKGVSALIVPGNARRRTERLLANAGLTATWARPPSADEVLRRDDERILADPAFGEPIKDEERDFAAALLERHGAELVAAAFVRLCRGSRSAPEDLLEIAPFAPSKEKAARRDEAPGRRDEFGDSVWFSLSVGRRQNAEPRWLIPMLCRSGNISKREIGAIKMQPEETFVQIAADWADRFLAAIGPDRKLQGSIAVKRLDGTPDLSRAGYQPPKPEKKPHRGKRAFDQGAAQGAHKPKFEKRAPADQRTPFEAKPWASKSGKPAKPKFDKPGRAKNKKSKKRPA; encoded by the coding sequence ATGTCCAGTTTCGAAACCATCGTGCCTGCGCTTGCAGAGGCGTTGCAAAACCGCGGCTATGTCGAGCTGACCGCAGTGCAGAAAGCGGTGCTGGCGCCCGAGCTTGGCGTGGCCGACGCGCTGGTCTCCGCGCAGACCGGCTCCGGCAAGACCGTCGCCTTCGGTCTTGCCCTGGCACCGAGCCTGCTCGGCGGCGCGGAACGCTTCGCCGATGCCGGCGCGCCGCTGGGGCTGGTGGTGGCGCCGACGCGCGAGCTGGCGCTGCAGGTGCGGCGCGAGCTGGAATGGCTCTACGCGCTGACCGGCGCGACTGTGGCGTCCTGCGTCGGCGGCATGGATATGCGCAGCGAGCGGCGCGCGCTGGAGCGTGGCGCCCACATCGTCGTCGGCACGCCCGGCCGGCTGCGCGACCACATCAGTCGCGGCGCGCTCGACATGTCGGCGCTGAGGGCCGTGGTGCTGGACGAGGCCGACGAGATGCTCGACCTCGGCTTCCGTGAGGACCTCGAATTCATCCTCGACGCCGCGCCCGCCGAGCGGCGCACGCTGATGTTTTCCGCCACCGTGCCGCGCTCCATCGCCGCGTTGGCGAAGAACTACCAACGCAATGCCGTGCGCATCTCGGCCGGCGGCGAGGCAAAGCAGCATCTCGACATCGAGTACCGGGCGCTTTCCGTGGCGCCGGCCGATCGCGAGAACGCCATCATCAACGTGCTGCGCTACTACGAGGCACAGAACGCGATGGTGTTCTGCAACACCCGCGCCGCCGTCAACCATCTCACCGCGCGCTTCAACAACCGCAATTTCTCGGTCGTGGCGCTTTCGGGCGAGCTCAGCCAGAACGAGCGCAGCCACGCGCTGCAGGCGATGCGCGACGGCCGCGCAAAAGTCTGCATCGCCACCGACGTGGCGGCGCGCGGCATCGACCTGCCCAATCTCGACCTGGTCATCCATGCCGACCTGCCGACCAATCCTGAAACGCTGCTGCATCGCAGCGGGCGCACCGGGCGGGCCGGGCGAAAAGGCGTGAGCGCGCTGATCGTGCCGGGCAACGCCCGGCGGCGCACCGAGCGGCTGCTTGCCAATGCCGGCCTGACCGCAACCTGGGCGCGCCCGCCCTCTGCCGACGAGGTGCTGCGCCGCGACGACGAGCGCATCCTGGCCGATCCGGCGTTCGGCGAACCGATCAAGGACGAGGAGCGCGATTTCGCCGCCGCTCTTCTCGAGCGGCATGGCGCCGAGCTGGTGGCCGCCGCTTTCGTGCGGCTCTGCCGCGGCAGCCGCTCGGCGCCCGAGGACCTGCTCGAGATCGCGCCGTTCGCGCCGTCAAAGGAGAAGGCCGCGCGCAGGGACGAAGCGCCCGGCCGCCGCGACGAGTTCGGCGACAGCGTCTGGTTCTCGCTGTCGGTGGGACGCCGGCAGAATGCCGAGCCGCGCTGGCTGATCCCCATGCTGTGCCGCAGCGGCAACATCTCCAAGCGCGAGATCGGCGCCATCAAGATGCAGCCGGAGGAAACCTTCGTGCAGATCGCGGCCGACTGGGCCGACCGGTTCCTTGCGGCGATCGGCCCCGACCGCAAATTGCAGGGCAGCATCGCCGTGAAGCGGCTGGACGGCACGCCGGACCTGTCGCGAGCCGGCTACCAGCCGCCGAAGCCGGAGAAGAAGCCGCATCGCGGCAAGCGCGCTTTCGACCAAGGCGCCGCCCAAGGTGCTCACAAGCCGAAGTTCGAGAAGCGCGCGCCTGCCGATCAGCGCACTCCATTCGAAGCAAAGCCGTGGGCCAGCAAATCCGGTAAACCGGCCAAGCCGAAATTCGACAAGCCAGGGCGGGCGAAGAACAAGAAATCGAAGAAACGACCAGCGTAG
- a CDS encoding bestrophin family ion channel, which translates to MIVRPRPGFLHLFFIMRGSVVPRILPQIFGFAAYGALVVVIVRALKLDFGNAGTAPFALLGVALSIYLGFRNNAAYDRWWEARKLWGQLVFDIRNLARASTGLIEDRTELRGLLMDAIAFCHFLRGLIRRVDALSEARGFIGDEAESVARASNAPDAMVRRMGARVAALRKAGAIDTIGYRILDERLSEIAAAQAGCERIMGTPLPFAYTLLLQRTAYIFCLLLPFGLASAAGWATPLFTALIAYTFFGLDALSEELEDPFGTQPNDLALDGLCRVCEISVFEALGETPPKMIPADKFYFS; encoded by the coding sequence ATGATCGTTCGCCCGCGTCCAGGGTTCCTGCACCTGTTCTTCATCATGCGTGGTTCTGTGGTGCCGCGCATCCTGCCGCAGATCTTCGGCTTCGCCGCCTATGGCGCGCTGGTGGTGGTCATCGTTCGGGCACTGAAGCTCGATTTCGGCAATGCCGGCACCGCGCCGTTCGCTTTGCTCGGCGTTGCGCTATCGATCTATCTCGGCTTCCGCAACAACGCCGCCTATGACCGCTGGTGGGAGGCACGCAAGCTGTGGGGCCAGCTCGTCTTCGACATCCGCAACCTGGCGCGCGCCTCGACCGGACTGATCGAGGATCGGACCGAATTGCGCGGCCTGTTGATGGACGCGATCGCCTTCTGCCATTTCCTGCGCGGCCTGATCAGGCGAGTCGATGCCCTCTCCGAAGCACGCGGCTTCATTGGCGACGAGGCCGAATCGGTCGCGCGCGCCTCCAACGCGCCCGACGCCATGGTGCGCCGGATGGGCGCGCGCGTCGCGGCGCTGCGCAAGGCCGGCGCGATCGACACGATCGGCTACCGCATCCTCGACGAGCGGCTGTCGGAAATCGCCGCCGCCCAGGCCGGCTGCGAGCGCATCATGGGCACGCCGCTGCCCTTCGCCTACACGCTGCTCCTGCAGCGGACGGCCTACATCTTCTGCCTGCTCCTGCCGTTCGGGCTGGCCTCGGCTGCTGGCTGGGCGACGCCCTTGTTCACAGCACTGATCGCCTACACTTTCTTCGGCCTCGACGCTTTATCGGAGGAACTCGAGGATCCGTTCGGTACCCAACCCAACGACCTTGCGCTGGACGGGCTCTGCCGCGTCTGCGAGATTTCGGTGTTCGAGGCGCTGGGCGAGACGCCGCCGAAGATGATCCCGGCCGACAAGTTCTATTTCTCCTGA
- a CDS encoding VOC family protein translates to MKVRRIVANIETPDIAAAKRFYQDVLGLDLLMDMGWIATYGSQGSMTIQVSFMAQGGSGTPVPDLSIEVDNVDEALDAMKAAGFAIEYGPADEPWGVRRFYVRDPFGRLVNILSHR, encoded by the coding sequence GTGAAGGTCAGGCGCATTGTCGCCAATATCGAAACGCCCGACATCGCGGCGGCAAAGCGCTTCTATCAGGACGTCCTCGGCCTCGATCTGCTCATGGATATGGGCTGGATCGCCACTTACGGCTCGCAGGGCAGCATGACCATCCAAGTCAGCTTCATGGCGCAAGGCGGCTCTGGCACGCCGGTGCCCGACCTCTCGATCGAGGTCGACAATGTCGATGAGGCGCTCGATGCCATGAAGGCCGCCGGCTTCGCCATCGAATACGGGCCGGCCGACGAGCCCTGGGGCGTGCGGCGCTTCTATGTGCGCGACCCGTTCGGGCGCTTGGTGAATATTCTCTCGCACCGGTGA
- a CDS encoding DoxX family protein, whose product MSITQAAPVSSGALWAGRLLSTVIVLFMIFDGTIKLPPLDIVTQTMVQLGWPADPNVARMLGIIGLISTALYAVPRTSVLGAILLTAYMGGAIATKVRVDSPLFSHTLFGVYLGIILWAGLFLRDPKLRALIPFSR is encoded by the coding sequence ATGAGCATTACTCAAGCCGCGCCCGTGTCGTCGGGCGCCCTGTGGGCCGGCCGCCTGCTCAGCACCGTCATCGTGCTGTTCATGATCTTCGATGGCACCATCAAGCTGCCGCCGCTCGACATCGTCACCCAGACGATGGTGCAGCTCGGCTGGCCGGCCGATCCCAATGTCGCGCGCATGCTCGGCATCATCGGACTGATTTCGACCGCACTCTACGCCGTGCCGCGCACCTCTGTGCTCGGCGCCATCCTGCTCACCGCCTATATGGGCGGCGCCATCGCCACCAAGGTGCGGGTCGACAGCCCGCTTTTCTCCCATACGCTGTTCGGCGTCTATCTCGGTATCATCCTATGGGCCGGCTTGTTCCTAAGGGACCCCAAGCTGCGCGCTCTGATCCCGTTCAGCCGATAA
- a CDS encoding RidA family protein has protein sequence MRKLISTGSPFEKTAGYSRAVVQGDWCFVSGTTGYDYATMTMPETVEAQTRNCLATIAKALADGGFDMADVVRAHYYITDQSYVDVVFPILGEVFGDIRPAATMIVCQLNKPEMKIEIEVTALRRTA, from the coding sequence ATGCGCAAGCTCATCTCCACCGGCTCCCCCTTCGAAAAAACCGCCGGCTATTCGCGCGCGGTGGTGCAGGGCGACTGGTGTTTCGTGTCGGGAACGACCGGCTACGACTATGCCACGATGACCATGCCCGAGACGGTCGAGGCGCAGACGCGCAACTGTCTCGCGACCATCGCAAAGGCATTGGCCGACGGCGGCTTCGACATGGCCGATGTCGTGCGGGCGCACTACTACATCACCGACCAGTCCTATGTTGACGTCGTCTTCCCGATCCTCGGCGAGGTGTTCGGCGACATCCGCCCGGCGGCGACGATGATCGTCTGCCAGCTCAACAAGCCGGAGATGAAGATCGAGATCGAGGTGACGGCGCTGCGGCGAACGGCCTGA
- the leuB gene encoding 3-isopropylmalate dehydrogenase codes for MASKNLFLLAGDGIGPEAMAEVKKLIGAMNAKLGSGFVTDEGLVGGCAYDAHGAAISDADMAKAMAADAVLFGAVGGPKWDKVPYEVRPEAGLLRLRKDMELFANLRPAICYPALAASSSLKQDVVEGLDILIVRELTGGVYFGEPKQIIDLGNGQKRGIDTQVYDTFEIERISGVAFELARTRKNHVTSMEKRNVMKSGVLWNEVVSQTHKAKYSDVKLDHMLADAGGMQLVRWPKQFDVIVTDNLFGDMLSDIAAMLTGSIGMLPSASLGAPDVKTKKRKALYEPVHGSAPDIAGKGIANPIAMIASFAMCLRYSFGMVAEADKLEAAIAAVLDDGLRTKDIMSEGMTEVGTVQMGDAIIAKFLG; via the coding sequence ATGGCTTCCAAAAATCTCTTCCTGCTCGCCGGCGACGGCATCGGCCCCGAGGCCATGGCCGAGGTGAAGAAGTTGATTGGCGCCATGAACGCGAAGCTCGGCAGCGGTTTCGTCACCGACGAGGGGCTGGTCGGCGGCTGCGCCTACGACGCGCATGGCGCGGCGATCTCCGATGCCGATATGGCAAAGGCGATGGCGGCGGATGCAGTCCTGTTCGGCGCCGTCGGCGGGCCGAAATGGGACAAGGTGCCTTACGAGGTGCGGCCCGAGGCCGGGCTTTTGCGCCTGCGCAAGGACATGGAACTGTTCGCCAATCTTCGCCCGGCGATCTGCTATCCGGCGCTCGCGGCATCCTCCTCGCTCAAGCAGGACGTGGTCGAGGGCCTCGACATATTGATCGTGCGCGAGCTGACTGGCGGGGTCTATTTCGGCGAGCCGAAGCAGATCATCGATCTCGGCAACGGCCAGAAGCGCGGCATCGACACCCAGGTCTACGACACATTCGAGATCGAGCGCATCTCGGGCGTCGCCTTCGAATTGGCGCGCACGCGCAAGAACCACGTCACCTCGATGGAAAAGCGCAACGTCATGAAGTCGGGCGTGCTGTGGAACGAGGTGGTGAGCCAGACGCACAAGGCCAAATACAGCGACGTCAAGCTCGACCACATGCTGGCCGATGCCGGCGGCATGCAGCTTGTGCGCTGGCCGAAACAGTTCGACGTCATCGTCACCGACAATCTGTTCGGCGACATGCTCTCCGACATCGCCGCCATGCTCACCGGCTCGATCGGCATGCTGCCTTCGGCCTCGCTCGGCGCGCCGGACGTCAAGACCAAGAAGCGCAAGGCGCTCTACGAGCCGGTGCACGGCTCGGCGCCCGACATCGCCGGCAAGGGCATCGCCAACCCGATCGCGATGATCGCCTCCTTCGCCATGTGCCTGCGCTATTCCTTCGGCATGGTGGCGGAAGCCGACAAGCTCGAAGCGGCAATCGCCGCCGTGCTCGACGACGGCCTGCGCACCAAGGACATCATGTCCGAAGGCATGACCGAGGTAGGCACCGTTCAGATGGGCGACGCCATCATCGCCAAGTTCCTCGGCTGA
- a CDS encoding YMGG-like glycine zipper-containing protein: MKKAITILVLTVALGACSQTEKGAAIGGLGGAAVGAAVANNPVQGAVVGGAVGAVAGALIGHASEAGQCRYRDRYGRVYVARCPEGY, from the coding sequence ATGAAGAAAGCGATTACCATTCTGGTGCTGACGGTGGCGCTGGGCGCCTGTTCGCAGACGGAAAAAGGTGCCGCGATCGGCGGCCTGGGCGGCGCGGCGGTCGGCGCTGCCGTCGCCAACAATCCGGTACAGGGCGCGGTGGTCGGCGGCGCCGTCGGCGCTGTCGCCGGCGCATTGATCGGCCATGCCAGCGAGGCCGGCCAGTGCCGCTATCGCGACCGTTACGGGCGCGTCTATGTCGCGCGCTGCCCGGAAGGCTATTGA
- a CDS encoding SRPBCC domain-containing protein: MTDQTIDTPSDDPVIMITRTFDAPRALMFKLFTDPYHLVRFWGPEGSTYPVCEMDVRPGGQWRLTMRFADGSEYPTNSVYLEIAPPERIVYRDAPLDRSQWQDTLPPPNMVTTILFEDAGGKTRIVANIRANSIAARDMAVKMGFGQMVMASYGRLEAYLKTL, translated from the coding sequence ATGACAGATCAGACCATCGACACGCCATCCGACGACCCGGTGATCATGATCACCCGGACCTTCGATGCGCCACGCGCGCTGATGTTCAAGCTTTTCACCGACCCATACCATCTGGTGCGGTTCTGGGGACCGGAAGGGTCGACCTATCCGGTCTGCGAGATGGATGTGAGGCCGGGCGGGCAATGGCGTTTGACCATGCGCTTTGCCGACGGCAGCGAATATCCGACCAACAGCGTCTATCTGGAAATCGCCCCGCCGGAGCGGATCGTCTATCGCGACGCGCCGCTCGATCGTAGCCAGTGGCAGGATACCCTGCCGCCGCCCAACATGGTGACGACCATCCTGTTCGAGGATGCCGGCGGCAAGACGCGGATAGTAGCCAACATCCGCGCCAACTCGATCGCTGCCCGCGACATGGCGGTGAAGATGGGCTTCGGCCAGATGGTGATGGCGAGCTACGGGCGGCTGGAAGCCTATCTCAAGACGCTCTGA
- a CDS encoding aspartate-semialdehyde dehydrogenase gives MSFKVAVVGATGNVGREMLSILDERGFPASEVVALASRRSQGTEVSFGDRTLKVKALDTYDFSDTDICVMSAGGNVSKEWSPKIGKQGCVVIDNSSAFRYDPDVPLIVPEVNPDAVELFSRKNIIANPNCSTAQLVVALKPLHDVATIKRVVVATYQSVSGAGKEGMDELFTQTRAVFVADQVDVKKFTKRIAFNVIPHIDVFLDDGFTKEEWKMVAETKKMLDPKIKLTATCVRVPVFIGHSEAVNIEFEKPITADEAREILRDAPGCQVLDKRENGGYITPLESAGEDATFISRIREDSTVDNGLSMWVVSDNLRKGAALNAVQIAELLVARGLIQPKKKAA, from the coding sequence ATGAGTTTCAAGGTTGCGGTAGTCGGCGCCACGGGCAATGTGGGCCGCGAAATGCTCAGCATTCTGGACGAGCGCGGCTTCCCGGCGAGCGAGGTGGTGGCGCTGGCCTCGCGGCGCAGCCAGGGCACCGAGGTGTCCTTCGGCGACCGCACGCTGAAGGTCAAGGCGCTCGACACCTATGATTTTTCCGACACCGACATCTGCGTCATGTCGGCCGGCGGCAACGTGTCCAAGGAATGGTCGCCCAAGATCGGCAAGCAGGGCTGCGTGGTCATCGATAATTCCTCGGCCTTCCGCTACGATCCGGACGTGCCGCTGATCGTGCCGGAAGTGAATCCGGATGCGGTCGAGCTGTTCTCGCGCAAGAACATCATCGCCAATCCGAACTGCTCGACGGCGCAGCTCGTGGTGGCGCTGAAGCCGCTGCACGACGTCGCCACCATCAAGCGCGTCGTCGTCGCCACCTACCAGTCGGTCTCCGGCGCCGGCAAGGAAGGCATGGACGAGCTGTTCACGCAGACCCGCGCCGTCTTCGTCGCCGACCAGGTCGACGTCAAGAAGTTCACCAAGCGCATCGCCTTCAACGTCATCCCGCATATCGACGTCTTCCTCGACGACGGCTTCACCAAGGAAGAGTGGAAGATGGTGGCCGAGACCAAGAAGATGCTCGACCCCAAGATCAAGCTGACGGCGACCTGCGTGCGCGTGCCGGTGTTCATCGGCCATTCGGAAGCGGTCAACATCGAGTTCGAGAAGCCGATCACGGCGGACGAGGCGAGGGAAATTCTTCGAGACGCGCCCGGCTGCCAGGTTCTCGATAAGCGCGAGAACGGCGGCTACATCACGCCGCTCGAATCGGCCGGCGAAGACGCCACCTTCATCTCGCGCATCCGCGAGGATTCGACCGTCGACAACGGCCTGTCGATGTGGGTCGTTTCCGACAATCTGCGCAAGGGCGCGGCCCTCAACGCCGTCCAGATCGCCGAGCTGCTGGTCGCGCGGGGCTTGATCCAGCCGAAGAAGAAGGCGGCTTAA
- a CDS encoding chorismate mutase, with product MNEEKDMADARAILAGYRASIDNIDAALIHMLAERFRCTKAVGVLKAEHGLPPADPAREQQQIARLRQLAKDAHLDPDFAEKFLNFVVREVIRHHEQIAANNGVTKTG from the coding sequence ATGAACGAGGAGAAGGACATGGCCGACGCACGCGCCATTCTGGCGGGCTACCGCGCTTCGATCGACAACATCGACGCCGCCCTCATCCATATGCTGGCCGAGCGCTTCCGCTGCACCAAGGCGGTCGGCGTGCTGAAGGCCGAGCATGGCCTGCCGCCCGCCGATCCGGCGCGCGAGCAGCAGCAGATCGCCCGCCTCCGCCAACTGGCGAAGGATGCGCATCTCGATCCGGATTTCGCGGAGAAATTCCTGAACTTCGTGGTCCGCGAAGTGATCCGTCATCACGAACAGATCGCCGCCAACAACGGCGTGACGAAAACCGGTTGA
- a CDS encoding ACT domain-containing protein: protein MNGETDLQRLLASMTPHLLPGVYVFATLAPGAAVPDGLEPVMQFREREGLTLILPEDQAKAAGLMGAFRCCMITLNVHSSLEAVGFLAAITTRLATAGMGVNPVSAFYHDHLFVPAERAEEAMKLLQELAQAFPSPLVGEGVAEGDG, encoded by the coding sequence ATGAACGGCGAGACCGACCTGCAAAGACTGTTGGCGTCGATGACGCCGCACCTGTTGCCCGGCGTCTATGTCTTCGCGACGCTGGCGCCGGGTGCGGCCGTGCCGGACGGACTTGAGCCGGTTATGCAGTTTCGGGAGCGGGAAGGCCTGACGCTTATCTTGCCGGAGGACCAGGCAAAGGCGGCCGGCCTCATGGGCGCATTCCGCTGTTGCATGATCACGCTGAACGTCCATTCCTCGCTGGAAGCCGTCGGCTTCCTGGCCGCCATCACGACACGGCTGGCTACGGCCGGCATGGGCGTCAATCCGGTTTCGGCGTTCTATCATGACCATCTGTTCGTGCCGGCGGAGCGGGCGGAGGAGGCGATGAAGCTATTGCAGGAATTGGCGCAAGCCTTCCCTTCTCCCCTTGTGGGAGAAGGTGTCGCCGAAGGCGACGGATGA